In Candida albicans SC5314 chromosome 4, complete sequence, the genomic window tgatAAGCGGTGTTACTTTGACTTcggcaacaacaacagcagcatGCTTCAATACACTTGACCCCCATACATAAACATTGGACAATCGTTGATATGACCCATATGACAAGAAGTCCAAGAAGCACACATCCAACAATAAACACTATCTTACATCCTGTATTAGCCATACAGGTATCGTAGTTTTTAAAGGACTTGGCAAAGGACGTGACTTTGTCGGCATCATTTGAAATGGTATCACGAACTTGTTTGCTTGGAATAAAATCATAAAGTATCGTCATTATGAATTCTcttgatttgtttataGCTTTGATTCAGGATTTAAAGTtaaattgtaaatttatatatatatattttccaaacaaacaaaaagaaaagtgcTATCTTATCTATATTTAACAATTTGACCAAATTGTtggaagaaagaaagaataaGGGGGGAGATTAATGAACAAGAGATAAAAATagattaaataaattttttttttcgtgtGTTCCTGATCTCTACACTGCCTCGTAATATATTTTTAGGAAAGAGGCTGGGGTTTAATTAGTGGATGACCAGTGTTAAAGTGAGCGACAGCCTCAATTGAGCCGATATATTTATGAATATAACTTCAACTCATCAGTTGATAAAGTCAACTCTTGATAATGGCAACTTCTTTAATGAAGTGACCCTTTACTATTGGTCCATAATACAAACATTCAATACCTTGAGCAAAGCAAAATTCTCGCGTTTTTTCGTGACGATTCTCATTTGAAACATTCTTACACGGCATCGTACTGCTTCTATTATTGGTGCAACTCTTCTAGTAATCAGTCAATAATAGGCTCTTCAGTTAGTAGttgatttgaaaccaaTGGTTTTCTTAGAATAGTGGTGAAACTATTTAAACAGCAGAATTAAGTATGCTATATTTTGTTACTTATACAACTTATAGTCAGTCAACTCCAACGGTAACAGCTGTAGTGCAGCAGCTCGTCAACTGGACGGTTGATGTAGTGGTAACATATGAGCCTTCCAAGCTCAATACACGGGTTCGATTCCCGTACCGTTcaaactttattttttttcttgttgatcaattatttttgtgACATCTatctttcattttttttcttgaatgtttagcattttttttttcgtttatCACATCATCTTGTCTTAGACCAAACTTCCACGTTCAATGAATGTTTAGAAAAGGACTAATCAGATTTCAACATACTCTCACCCATACTATGAAACGTCCAGTTAGTAATTCCATAGTgttaacaacaactgaGGAAAAGATTCGTAATGTTTTGGTTGGTTACTGTGATTATTACAACAAGACTAATAATGATTCACTTGAATTGAGAATTACCGGAGGCTGGGTTAGAGATAAGTTGTTGGGCAATGAAAGTCACGATATTGACATAGCTGTAAATCATCTAACTGGTGAGGAGTTTGTCAATGGACTTCACGACTATCTACGTCAGCATGAACCAGAATTATCAATGAATCATGTTCACACCATCAAAATGAACCCCGAAAAATCCAAACATTTGGAAA contains:
- a CDS encoding uncharacterized protein (Protein of unknown function; induced in cyr1 or ras1 mutant; induced by fluconazole, by alpha pheromone in SpiderM medium and during oralpharyngeal candidasis; Spider biofilm induced) — encoded protein: MTILYDFIPSKQVRDTISNDADKVTSFAKSFKNYDTCMANTGCKIVFIVGCVLLGLLVIWVISTIVQCLCMGVKCIEACCCCCCRSQSNTAYQQPPQTYINPNMYPDAQYNQRYAYQPQPPMSAYPGPSNDSVKSEYGYNNHDGYEPVSNNNTNYQSPFNDRYKY